The DNA window GAGCTCCCGCAACCCGAACCGCCGCATCGGCGTCTACTACGACCGCCTCAGCGCCTACGCCACCTACCGGAGCCAGCAGATCAGCTACTCCACGGCGATCCCCGCCGTCTACCAGGGCCACAAGGACGTCAACGTGTGGTCCCCGTTTCTATACGGGGTCGACGTCCCTGTGGCCCCCTACAACGGCGCCGCCCTGGCGCAGGACCGCGCGGACGGCGCCGTGAATTTACTTGTCAAGATGAACGGCCGCGTCCGCTGGAAGGTCGGGTCGTTCATCTCCGGCCGCTACCACCTCCACGTCGCCTGCGCCGCCTATATCCCCGTCGGAAATAGCAAGAACACCGGCATTGTTGTCGGAAATTCAGTTAAGTATCAGCTTTCACAGAGATGCAGTGTTAATGTTTGATTCATTTTCGTTTCttttttgtgtaattttttttatcttaattaTATTTGATGGAAATAATGTGGGAGATTATCAGGTGAATGTAGAAATTTGCAATCTTGTATTATTACACTAGATTAATTAATGATTATGATGTagttataaaatattatatgtaATACTAGTTGTTTTTTTGATTTAAAATTTACATTTACATacaaccaatgttttaaaaaccggaccggactggccggttcgaccggtcggaccgcgaaccggtaggtagtccggtccggttcacccctttaaaccaccattgcattgaaccgccgtgaaccggtggaaccggccggtcggaccgtGAACCGAAAaccggttttctatttttttttcaaaatattttaaaatttattgttggtagaggttgaactcatgacctctattctagttaagaagacctctaccactccaccacatgggctcattgaacaatttgaacattaaatattttaatacattaaccattaattttatctaaaaaactaataattcattttaattttattattctttaatataattgttaattataatatatataattatcatcctttatattttaatgatgctctacttaccacctatattattattagtaccatataagattcattatttactataaataaattttttatattacatacataatttatataccctagctattgacattaatgaataatcttatctaaactaattaataagtacttaattcgtatttaattatatattattttatgaaaaaaaatttcttaaattaatataaacattatctattttaatacatgaaattttaaattttttatctagactaactaatattaaatatatatatctgaatatatttactaaattttaatattatttatatttatacatcacttattgtttaatgttttgtgatatattgttaattgtaaatcatttaataaattaaatttatttttatatatatttgcaacagtaaaacggttagatcggtggttcgaccggttgaaccgtgaaccagtaacgtcgacggttcgcttgccggtccggtttttaaaacattgcataCAACTAATTAATAACTACAGAGTACTACTCCAtagtttattaaatttatttggaGATGTATTTATGAGTGGTTTTTGAAGCCATGTGACAGTGGCCGCTTCAAGCTTGTACAATTTTATCAAACTACGCCACCGTCTAAGTATTTTTGTCTTGTAACCCTATTTATCAGTATTTTTTTGCCACTTTATTATCTAGTCAATTGCCCCCTCAATTTCTAGtcacaatttcaataatttagcACCGCTTTATGTGAGGTCATAGTCACTATTAGGATGTGAAGAAATTGtatttttcttccaatttttaTGTAAATCTTGCACTATTGGACACtgcttttctttatttttatattgttttgcTTTTTTTGTGGGGGCTTAATTACAACTACAATGTCGAACTTGTAGCTCGGAATCTGTTTATTCGGGAAAAATAGTGTTTCTTCCATTCGACGTCTACTTTAAATTGTGTCATTTGTAATATCGATATCAAAGTCAATAAAGTTCCTAAATATTGTGTTACAAATGGGGTATCCCTTCATTTTATCATAGGAAATTTTTTAGTTCATTTGAAGTGCTTTGAATTTCATCTTCTTGAAGTCAGCATTTCAGAATAAATTTGACTCACAAACCATTTAAATATCCACCGACTCTTGAGTGTCCTATCTCAAATCATGaataattactagtagtatagtaggagtagtatatttttttaacaaagGATCTTCATACATGCAAAAATATACTGTAAAAATACCACACCACTTTCTGGTTTATGAGGTAAATGATTTAGTAGAGTGTAACGGTTTTTTAttccaaaatattaaaaaaaaggtactagatttttaaataatagacATCTAAAAATGGTAGGAGTACTAGTGAAATGGATCTTTAAACCATGCATGGAGGGAAGGAGTACTATCGGCTCATTAATAAAGTCgtatttactttttaaaaatatcttacTTGATTGcataaattaaaactaaaaagtCTGATTTGcatttaatagtaatttttatttgtaatagaAAAATCTTATATTCATCTTAGCTCTTGAAGATAATACTTGcgaaaaaaaacaagaaaaaatattttagtcCATGGTGAACTGGGCCTAGACGGCGTAGGCCTATTTGAATCTAGATCCATATCGGCCCATTTCCGTGcttgtgttgattgggcttaagcGTAAATGGGCTggtgatattattatttttaaaataaattactattatTCTTGTTATTATTAACATATAATACTCCTGaagaaatttttaaataaatcccGACAAATGGTCAAATgctagtccgtcccacaatttTCAAAAACCAAATCATATATCACAAAGTTTGCAATTATCTCATCCATCTTTTTTTGCAGCGAATTACTCGATGATGTGACGACCGATTTTTAAAACGTGGTAATTTTATGACCATGTTAGAAATGTTAACTCTATTCCATCAATAGGGTGCTACATGTTTATATGATACGTTAACGTAATTATAATCTATTGCCGCCACATCATCTCATATTTTGCCAGAAAAGAGACAAATGGAAAAATTGTGAAAGTTACAAGTTTcgtaattttgaatttaattattaaaacagtgtgggacaaactaaaatttaGCTATCTTTTATAATTTGTTTAGTAAATGGACTCTATACTAGTACGTTATTAGAAGTCCTAACTAATTCCGCCCAATTCTTTCATCCAACGAGGAATCGAATCATTGAATGGTGGCCATGtgactaaaaaaattaaaacaaaacatacatatatatgtaacGATTGTAATAGGCACCTTTTTATTCCATGCAAATCAATGAAATTCTTATTACAATGTGGACACCTTTTTTCCCCAAGATTACACCAAATATTATAAGATCAAAACAAGAGAAGAAAGGAATATTGTAGGCATATAAAGGtatagaaaaaagtaagaaagaaagtTGAAATTGATTAAAGTTAACTTTTCAATTATAATGCACGAGGTGTGCAAAAAAGAGAACAACTTTTGTGTTAAAAGGGCTGTCCACTTTCTACACTTAAgctaatttaatttaatcactCATCATGAAGAGTATCTCTCTTCCTCCTTTTGAGGTAGAATTAGATTCCATATGCTTTCGAATTTCGAATATATTGATATTATTCGTCAAATGTTTTTATAGATAACCATGTACAGAAAAATAGGTTTCAATTTAAGAGTTTAATCGAGTAGCATGGAACTcgttcatttttatttaaataattagtagTTTGGTTCTCGTCAATAGTACGTAGCAATCTTaaattcttgaactagatgctTTATACTTCAAAATACTTACAAATTAGCACATGAAGTAGTCATTGAATCCGTCAATAAATACCTTGGTCTAcactaaaaaaagaataaactGATTTCATAAGTTTATTCTTGAGATAAGGAAAGATATGCTTGTAAATCAGCATATGAAATAATCAACTAAATTGATTTGTGACTCCCAACTATATATATCATGCCATCATCAAAAACTGCATATCGTAGTTGACATGTCGGGTTATTATCcagtagaaaaaaaaaactatttttgcAAAAAGGAATTTCTAACTCTTAATCCATAAGTTTTTGGAAAAACAAAAAGTTAGACAAGAATATTAAATAAATCACCTTTTTCCTCCTTTACAATCTGCACTAATTCCCCGGAACTCTTTTCCAAAAGCAGCCACAACAAATTCTCTAATTACTCTTTATTTTTAGcttctcattttattatattttcaggATTCTAGATTAACATACATGTTTTAACATGGTTTCTTTACCCCACTTAAATTAGTACTTAAAAGaattagtaattaatttatggctttTATATGAAATTTATCTATAATTTGTGTGCAGCGTTAGTGTAAAATTCTTTTGTCAAGAATGgatcatgaaaaataaattaagaagaaaaaaagtgttATCTTTTTGTAAAACACGTCACAAAGCATGAAAGTAGTAGTGCTTgctatcttttgaatttttgtagGGGAAGATTTTACTTTTCTCGATTAAACCTTCTAAAGCAGAAAAGTTACTCCCACTTTGCCAACTACTATTACGTTATGAATTcctcatatattttttttgtaatttcaattaacattagtatttatttaatggaaatgtATTAATAATGCAAAGTTTTTTGTT is part of the Salvia splendens isolate huo1 chromosome 22, SspV2, whole genome shotgun sequence genome and encodes:
- the LOC121786219 gene encoding NDR1/HIN1-like protein 1, which encodes MSEKVCDHHNTARRNRARWCAVAILTFVFVFVLVVLLVWAILQPKKPRFTLQDATIFNLNISAANVISATVQVTVSSRNPNRRIGVYYDRLSAYATYRSQQISYSTAIPAVYQGHKDVNVWSPFLYGVDVPVAPYNGAALAQDRADGAVNLLVKMNGRVRWKVGSFISGRYHLHVACAAYIPVGNSKNTGIVVGNSVKYQLSQRCSVNV